The DNA region AGGGCACGATCCCGAAAGGCGAATACGGCGGCGGAACGGTCTTGCTCTGGGACGAGGGCATCTGGGAACCAAGAGGCGACGTCGGCGAGGGGCTTGAAAAAGGGTCGCTCAAATTTACCCTGAAAGGGCGGCGCTTGAAGGGCGGCTGGGCGCTCGTGCGGCTGAAAGGCAAAGAGGATGAAGACGGTGAAAACTGGCTTTTGATCAAGGAAAAGGACGAATATACCCAAGAGGGCGACGGGATTTCCGAATTCGTCACAAGCGTGCGAACCGGACGCACCGTACAGGAGATCGAGACGGGACAGGATGAAAAAAACGACAAGAACCCTTTTGACAAGACGGAAGTGCAGCTTGCAAAACTCACCGATAAAATCCCGTCGGGCAAAAACTGGCTGTTTGAACTCAAATATGACGGGTACCGGATTGTTTCATTTATTGAGGGCAATACCGTGCGGCTGATGACCCGCAACGGCAAGGACTATTCGAACAAGTTTAAAGGCGTCGTGCCGTCGCTTGCCGACCTTGCGGCGGGCAGGGCAATGGTGCTCGACGGCGAGATGGCCGTGCTGGACGCTTCGGGAAAGACCGATTTTCAGGCGCTGCAAAATTATATCCGAAGCCCCTCGGGCAAGGCGCTGACCTACATCGTCTTTGACCTGCTTGCG from Oscillospiraceae bacterium includes:
- a CDS encoding DNA polymerase ligase N-terminal domain-containing protein; protein product: MAGLDIYRQKRNFDRTGEPEGGTAVLDKLSFAIQHHLASRDHYDLRLEHNGVLLSWALPKGPSFDTRDKRLAVKVEDHPLDYKNFEGTIPKGEYGGGTVLLWDEGIWEPRGDVGEGLEKGSLKFTLKGRRLKGGWALVRLKGKEDEDGENWLLIKEKDEYTQEGDGISEFVTSVRTGRTVQEIETGQDEKNDKNPFDKTEVQLAKLTDKIPSGKNWLFELKYDGYRIVSFIEGNTVRLMTRNGKDYSNKFKGVVPSLADLAAGRAMVLDGEMAVLDASGKTDFQALQNYIRSPSGKALTYIVFDLLALDGVDLRNRPLFERKEKLEALMKDAPNNLHYSRHVQDGGEAGFEAACKAGMEGIVGKKAESVYSGSRSGDWVKIKCERRQEFVIGGY